From the genome of Phoenix dactylifera cultivar Barhee BC4 unplaced genomic scaffold, palm_55x_up_171113_PBpolish2nd_filt_p 000143F, whole genome shotgun sequence:
AAAGTAGCAGGTGCGATTAGCTGCATGTGCAGCCTGCATGCAGTGTACAATAATTTCTCCCTCTTATAAGACTTCCACAATGCAAGTTTGATTTGGAATAATCTCAAAACCCAGCCTAAGTACCATGACATCAGATGGTTGCCCATAGCAGGCTCCCGTGAGCCCATGCTTTTTCTATATGTGGTTTAGAACGAGAGGGTGGAACATGGATAATCTCTTGAGGAGAACGCCAAAGAAAGAAGCTTGCATGAAGAGATCAACTACAAAGTGTTTTGCATCCACAACACATAAAAGAGGCTTTTATTAAATACACGTACTCCCAGGACCCAGGTGAAGTCGTTAGTCAGACGTGAGTTGCCGTTCTGTGTTCTAGGTGAAACAGAGGATCGTTTTCATGTTAGGTAACAGCAGCATTTCAAGGAGGCAGGCCTTTGAAAAATCCGAGTTGGCTCACCGCATAAAACCAGCAGAAACCACAGCTTCCATTGGGAATTAATTCCATCATCGGTTGCAGGGGACCGGAGCAGCCatggggggagagggagaaggagaagctgAGAACATCCCCATGCTCACAGAGCTTCCAGATGCACCATCAGATGAATCAGAATCGCACATCAAGAGAACTGGTGAGTTCCATATCTTTCCTCCTGAATTTCTCTCATGTTTCCTAAACTTTGGATGTCATCTTCTCACCATAATCTACTTTGTGGGTTTAAGATTTCGaccttttttatttaaaacatGGATGGAATTAATTTTTGGTCACAAAACTCCTGAAAAATACCACCTTTTCTCTGGTTCACTGATACCTATAAACCACTTCAATCTCTCTTcaaatttattttctaatttaaatcgataatggaaaaaaaaaactccatctCATATTATTTAAATCCTTACTTTCAAATTTTACAACTAGGGAGATTTTGGCTGCTTTATCTTTATCTCATCAGCCAAGCATGAATTAACTTTAGTTTGATTTATGTattccattttttttcagaaataatttaTTTCATATCTTGAGAAGTTTTTTAAATGGTTTATTGCTGTCCTCTTTTACTTTGGAAATTATATTCATTTATTTGGAAAAATGCAATAtccatttcttctttctttcttcttcaggGACTGTTTGGACTGCTGTTGCCCACATAATTACGGCTGTAATAGGCTCTGGAGTCCTCTCTCTAGCATGGAGCATAGCTCAATTGGGTTGGGTTGCTGGTCCTATATGTATGGTGTTCTTTGCTTCAGTCACCATGTTCCAATCACACCTGCTTGCTGATTGCTATAGATCACCTGATCCTGAGCATGGGCATATCAGGAACCATTCATACATGGAAGCTGTAAAACTGAATTTAGGTAACTCAAATACTCTCATAAAATATTCTTACTCAGTTGGATGATAATTTCCATTCATGGAACCATTCATCCTTCTAAGGATTTTGGCATGATCGATGAATGATATGGCGTCTATTGAAAGCTACACAGCTCTTGGTAGTGCCAAATATGTACTGCAAACAATCTTAATTTGAGAGCagtaaaaaaaacttttaaatgttCCGGCGCCACCACTATAATCGGTCCTTGATGACCTAAGTTGCGTCTTGTTCAAGATATACGACAGATTTTAATAAGTTATCTACCCTgtgatatttaatatttaataatttaattaattcaattagtTGGTACGcggataaaaattaaaaaattatagcGAAATATTGCATGGATCACAAAATCTTAGGTGGATCCTATGTGATAATTTAATCTGTTCCTATGTGATAGGTGGATCCCTGGCACCCCCAAAATATTCTTCTTACTTTAAAACAGACGCGGACTCTTCAATCGAGACAAACCGACATGATCAATGGTCACATGCATCAATATAACTTTGGTGCTTAAAATACTCTTGAGTCTTAAAacaataaatttaattaaatgatGTGGGACCATTCATTACGTCATTTTAGCCAAACATGTCGGCATCTGCAGCCTTCGTGTCCGAAAAGAAAGTGCCATGTGCGGGCCGTGACTTCGACGGATTTGTCGTTTCAAAGCTACGGTTCGTCCCACCCAGACGACTTATAGTTGCACCTGGACTTCACTTATAAATTTAGTTGGTCAAACAATTTATAGtgaattttagcaaaaaaaaaaaatttataatgaaACATCAGTTATTAAATAGCTATCGCCCTGATCACCTCCAGACCTACGTTTCCATCATTCACTGCGAGATTTGAAATCAATTATATAAAGATTGTTTTCTAAACTTCTATCCTTTTAGTTTTCACTCGTTTTTGCATATTTTAAAcaacaataatataatataatttattttacttAAAAAAGTAACTGTCAGTAAAAAAATcccgttgttttttttttacattcacTATAAATGTTTCTTCCTGGTCTTATTTTTATGGATTCAGCTGGCTGTAGTCGGAAGATTAATGTGAAAAAATAGTtgcttaaataaaaattttgaaaaaaaatctcgGACGGGGCAGTCCAAAAAAATGGTTCTCCAATTTTCTTAGCATTCCCATGATAGTTACGTTTCAATGGAAAAATCgttttatttctttattggTAGTGGCTTGTTGGTAGGGTTGGCCTTATCCGATTTTGGCTAATTCGGTCATTGAGATTGAGACCGACCGGTGGGGCAAACTATTATTGCTGGTATTGGTTTCttcagatttgaatatttgttcGGTGTCTGCTTGCAGGGAAGAAGAGTTGGTGGGCTTGTGGGATATTTCAGCAAATAAATTTGTATGGCATTGGAATAGCATACACCATCACGTCAGCTAGTAGTATGAGGTATCCTTGGAAATAAATTTGCCTATTTATTTAAACCGCTCGCAATCCTCTCatatttctcaaaaaagaaataatGAGTCGGGTTTGTGGCCAGCTTGCACTATGCATGCCAGGATTCATGTCAATGATCATGTGGGAGTGATACTTGGATTGAGCTCAATTTGAATCTACCCAGCCCACCCAAGTTGCTCATTAGATAGGATTAGGTTGCGATTTTATAGATATTGGTTTGACTTGGGATCAAAAATTCTAGCCGGATCTCAATTAGGATTGGGTCAGGGTTGATCTCTAATCCAAACTCGATCTTAATCTAATCCAAACCTAACCCAAACAGACCCAACTTGATTTGACCCAATGAAACTTTATATTAATATCGCTACTTGCACGGAAATGGCTTCTCCCCACACACACAGCCATGAGAACTGAAAAAACAACATGCAcgcacaaacacacacacacacacatatatacatatatatagagagagagagagacgttgAAGTACTACTTCAATCAATTTGGAACTGATTAAAGTTATTTATGTTATTCAACATGCATGCAGAGCAATTCTGAAGTCAAACTGCTACCACAGAGAAGGCCACAGTGCTCCATGCTCATATGGAGAGACTTCTGAAATGCTGCTATTTGGAGCTGTTCAGATGGTTTTCTCACAGATACCAGATTTTCACGAGATGGCATGGCTCTCAATTCTCGCAGCAGTCATGTCCTTCGCCTACTCATCCATTGGATTTGGACTTGGGCTTGCCAAAGTGATAGGTACTTTTTACCTTACGCTGATGTTAATAAATAGTTTTAGAGGAATTTGtaacttttaaattttaaataaaatttggaaTAAGAGGAAGGCATATGTCCTAAGATTACATGTTCTTCCAGTCCAATATCAATGTAGAACATCTGTGTGGTCATCTAATGAAAAGATGGGATGCCATCATACTTGATTAAATAACAATTGATGGGGACTTGCCAATACCGTAAAATAGCTAAAAGAGTTTGCTGTGCGTAAGCATCTTTCCTTTGTCGTTCGCACAACTTGGGGTCTATTTCTGTAGTAAATAATCAGAATGTGTAGATAAAATGCTTACACACAGAACACGTACTAAGTGCATGCATCCttgcatatgtatgtatgcacatATACTTGCATATACACAAGGACTGACCTTTACATATTGGCAGGGACCTTACCTTGATATATCTTatgattaagaaaagaaaaatttgcaTTTTCACATGGACATGCACATATGTGTATTCCATGAAGATATCTACATCTGACATGTCTATTCTTATTTGTGTTTGCATGAAAAATTATATGCAGATATGTGTCTAATATACCACATTTTGTTCAAAAAGCCGACAACATGATACAGAGCACATTGATGCATGAATTTAGGTGAAGGCATAATAGTAGGATGTTGATTGGACTATAGAACTCTACTCAGTCTagtgaaaaaaaatcatactggAACTAACATGTTATAAAGCTTCTTTTCTTGTGGATCAAATTTTCAAGCACTAGTGCTCTAATGCTGCCATACTTCACACAGCTTTTCCATCATACTTGTATGCCAGAGAACGGAAGAATCAAAGGTGGAGTTGGAGGCATTCCAGTATCCTCAACAACACAGAAGTTCTGGCTAGTTTCTCAAGCACTGGGAGATATTGCATTCGCCTATCCGTTCGCTATAGTTCTCTTAGAGATAGAGGTGATAAACATTTCACACCTTTAATTAATATGAATATGTAGCCTAAAAAAGTTTGTTGCTGATAGTCCAGTTATGACATCAAGGTTTTTAAGTTcagaagaattgaaggaaaattaTTGAGCTTCCACAAATGCAGGATACTCTCAAGTCACCACCACCTGAAAACCAAACCATGAAGAAAGCAACAAAGATCTCGATTCTCACCACCACATTCTTCTACCTCTGTTGTGGGTGTTTCGGCTATGCTGCCTTTGGGAATGATACACCTGGAAACCTCCTGACAGGGTTTGGTTTCTACGAGCCTTACTGGCTTGTCGACTTTGCCAATGCATGCGTTGTTCTTCACTTGGTCGGAGGGTATCAGGTAAGCCCTTCTACTATGATtgagtataaatactaatgtacTTTGAACAAAATTAAAACCTTTAGCATGCCTTGTTACCAATCACTTTGCTTGATCTCTTGCCCAAGTACTGACTTGAAGAGTGAAATGAGGGAAGCTAAAGCTTCTGTTTATATTTTGATAGGTTTTCAGCCAGCCAGTATTCGCATTGGTGGACACATGGTCTGCAGAGGAGTTCCCCGGCAGTGGATTTGTGAACAAATTCTACACCATCCAATTGCCATTCCTGCCTCCTTGCAGACTGAATCTTCTCAGGTTATGCTATAGAACCATATATGTTGCATCCACCACAGGGATTGCAATGCTCTTTCCATACTTCAACCAGGTCTTAGGAGTGCTGGGTTCCTGGAACTTCTGGCCTATGGCTATCTATTTCCCTGTGGAGATGTACTTAGTGCAGAGAAAGATAAGGGCTTGGACAAAGAAATGGGTTGGCCTTCAGATCTTCCGAATTGTGTGCTTATTTATCAGTATGTTTGCTTTTGTTGGATCAATTGAAGGAATTATTAGTGAGAAGCTGAGTTAGGGATCCATCgaggttttccttttttttccttatttttttctctttctaaatTTGTGGTGCATTTTAAAGGCTGCTATTTTTCAGGACAAATACGATTGAAAtagcttttctttcctttttttgtgctagaataaTGTGCAGGGAATAGATGGCACTCTCATGACCGGACTAATTGactcaggcttggccatgcaTCTAGCCAAGCCCAAAGTTGGGACGTGTATGGAACTTGCCACACACGGGATTtacccgacattgtatttacGTGCATCATATGAAGCATGAGATTGGATCGCTCTAATCTATTACCATGGTGTGCACTTGTTGCCTGGAGAGTGGTCTGCCAGCCGGCACAGGAGTG
Proteins encoded in this window:
- the LOC103711967 gene encoding probable amino acid permease 7 isoform X3, whose protein sequence is MGGEGEAVNIPLLTELPDAPETHIKRTGTVWTAVAHIITAVIGSGVLSLAWSIAQLGWVAGPICMVFFASVTMFQSHLLADCYRSPDPEHGHIRNHSYMEAVKLNLGKKSWWACGIFQQINLYGIGIAYTITSASSMRAILKSNCYHREGHSAPCSYGETSEMLLFGAVQMVFSQIPDFHEMAWLSILAAVMSFAYSSIGFGLGLAKVIENGRIKGGVGGIPVSSTTQKFWLVSQALGDIAFAYPFAIVLLEIEDTLKSPPPENQTMKKATKISILTTTFFYLCCGCFGYAAFGNDTPGNLLTGFGFYEPYWLVDFANACVVLHLVGGYQVFSQPVFALVDTWSAEEFPGSGFVNKFYTIQLPFLPPCRLNLLRLCYRTIYVASTTGIAMLFPYFNQVLGVLGSWNFWPMAIYFPVEMYLVQRKIRAWTKKWVGLQIFRIVCLFISMFAFVGSIEGIISEKLS
- the LOC103711967 gene encoding probable amino acid permease 7 isoform X1 — protein: MGGEGEGEAENIPMLTELPDAPSDESESHIKRTGTVWTAVAHIITAVIGSGVLSLAWSIAQLGWVAGPICMVFFASVTMFQSHLLADCYRSPDPEHGHIRNHSYMEAVKLNLGKKSWWACGIFQQINLYGIGIAYTITSASSMRAILKSNCYHREGHSAPCSYGETSEMLLFGAVQMVFSQIPDFHEMAWLSILAAVMSFAYSSIGFGLGLAKVIENGRIKGGVGGIPVSSTTQKFWLVSQALGDIAFAYPFAIVLLEIEDTLKSPPPENQTMKKATKISILTTTFFYLCCGCFGYAAFGNDTPGNLLTGFGFYEPYWLVDFANACVVLHLVGGYQVFSQPVFALVDTWSAEEFPGSGFVNKFYTIQLPFLPPCRLNLLRLCYRTIYVASTTGIAMLFPYFNQVLGVLGSWNFWPMAIYFPVEMYLVQRKIRAWTKKWVGLQIFRIVCLFISMFAFVGSIEGIISEKLS